The Klebsiella sp. RIT-PI-d genomic sequence ATCGATAGTCACCGTCACATGGTTTTTATCCCCCTCAGCAACGTTATCTGCCGAGCGGGTGATCCAGGGTACGGTACCCTGGATTGCACCAGTGCTTTCACTGACAATATGCCACTGGCCGCCCTTCAGATTGCCGTTGGCCGCCATGGCGGGGAATGAGCAATACCCGGCCACTGCCAGCGCTATAGCAACTTTCGTTAGCTGCCGTTGTAGATTTACCTGCATTAAGATTCTCCATTTCCTTATATTCGGCAACTGCCTTGCCGACGCTATTTATGGGTATAAACCACACGTATGCCATATCCCTGCACACCATCAGCTGAGTCAGCATCAAACTTCCGCGCTGCTTCTTTATTCGTTACAGGAAGAACTAAATCCTCGTTAGCGGTATTCGCCTGTGCACCGGTGTGTCCACGAACGCTGGTACCGGTAAATTCCCACTGGTAGTCGAACTGTTTCATTTCCTCGGCCGTGAGCTGTTCCGACATCTGAAAAACACCATCGTTGTTGCGATCGCGCCACAGCATGAACCGATAGGTATTATTAACGCCGGGATGCCGGGTCTCGTTTGCAATCAGATTGACGGGGTTCGAATTATTTAATTGATAAATGACAGGGTGGACGTCTGCCGCCCCGTTTCCGGTGAAAGTGATATCAACAAAATTACTGTCACCATAGGGTTCGGCCCTGGCTTTCCAGCGCCATGTGCCGGGTAACGTACTGGCCAGCGTGATCGTGCCCGCAGCCTTATCGCGGCTGGCAATAAAAAGACACGGCACTTCAGAGGTGCAAGGTTTTGCAGCCAGGGTAACTTTTTGATCGTTACTGTCGTACAGCTCAGAAAGCATCTCATCATCGGTTAGTGGTTTACCATTACGATCGGTCGACTCTCCATAAGAATCTGTTAACAGTAGATCCATAACCACGCCATCAATGCCGTCAGCTCTGGCGCTGGCATCATGACTATGCTCAGTGCTTTTGACAGCGCTAACGTTATTCACCACCAGTTCAATTTTCCGGTTCTGCTGCACGGTGATTTCCACAACCCCGGAGTTGCGGGTATTGCCTTTTTCATCTTCGAGCGTAATACGCATTTTCCAGGTATTAAGTGCAGTTCGCTCCTCATCCGTACTGGCATTTACCCACGCCGGAAGGATCAGATCCCAGCGATTGTTGTTACCTTCGCTTAGGGTATTGGCTTTTACCACGGGCATGACCAGAGTGCGGTTGGCGTTATTTTTAGCCTGCCAGGATGCAGCTACAATTTTGTAGTGATGATTGATGAGGGCATTGATCGTCCATTTACATTTTTCCAGACCTACCCCGGCTTCCGGGTTATCCTGGATAATACACTCCGGGTGCACATTCGTTTCGTTAGCTTTAAGCCAAAGCGTAACGTCCAGCGGATCTTTTTCCCGGTATTCCAGCACAATGAAATTATTGCGGTCGACAAAATCGGTACGGCTACCGATCAGTGAATGCTGAGTTTTAACATTATCAGGATCCAGCTGGCTTGCTATCGATGAGCCAAACTGATACGTCATAGTGGCATTGATGCTTAAGTCGGTATTGTCTCCAGTCCCTGCTTTATAGTCCGTACTCACGGTGACCAGCGGGACCGGCGTGTAATTCAGACCAACCGTTACCGCATGAGGATCTCTTTGTAAGTTATCCGTACCAAATAGCGCCACTTGATCGCCATAGTACTGTTCATAGACGAGTTTAGCGCCAAGCTGCGGGTAAAATGGCAGCCATGCTTCAGAACGCACGTCCCATCCGCGTGCCGGGCGTTCTTCGTAAAATTCGAAATCTCTGGAGTCTTTCCAGTCAGAAAGGGGATGGTAATAGTTAGCGGAAAAACGCAGGAAATCAGTCCATGCTTCTGTACCAAGACCGAGGCGACGATGCCCGCGAGTAACATCATAGTCATAGAAAACGTTACTCCCCAGCAGCCAGTTATCGACATTGCGACGTACGCCAATACCGACGTTGCCAATGGTACGATCTTCTTTACGCTGGGCTGAAAACTGACTGAAAATGAGGGTGGTTTGATTGTCATACCACGGCACAAAATAATCCAGAGAGCTTCCTTCCAGATTACCGGTTTCATCAATGGACAGATTGGTTCGCACTTTGCCGTAAGGAGACATCAGCCCCTCAACCCACGACTGAGCAGATGACGTTATCTGTCCCTGAAGATAACTACGGGCCTGAGACTGAAGTGCTGCTGGTGTAAGGTTATCGAAACCCTGCATCGCTGAATTGGTAATATAGTCAGCGCTTTTCTGCGTATATGATTTGCCACTATCATCCCGTTCTGGTGTATCGCTGCCAAGCTCGGGTAATGAAGACTCTGTTAAATCTACAATTCCCGGCGTATCGGCGGCAGACACGGAGAATGCGACAGCCGGTATTAATAGTAAAATAATAACGCGCATCCATTGCGCCATACGACAACCATCCCTAAGTTAATCGTAATTAATGCATACTGTGTATAACGCTTTAATACGCAGTATACCTATCAGAAAATATAGACATATTTACAATCATTATAACTTGAGGTAAATACGCCTGTATTTATTACATGTCTAATTAACTATTTTTATTTACAGCGTATGCGCATTCGGAAAACTAAAACCTGGTATAACTAAATGGCGGCAATTAGATTAGAAAAATTAATAATACACTCTGCCATTATTAATCGTTTATATTAGTAAAGCTACTATAAGGCACTAAAAAATAGAGACTATCTATCCATAGATAATATCTCATCCTAGCAAGCGAAAATAAGAGGTTCAATTTAGAAAAATTTAATTTCTGGTTTAGTTATTTTTAAGAGAAAATAAAACGCGTTTTTTAGAAATAAGTCCGTGTCCGTACTTGCAAAAATAATCTACCGAACCACATGCTTTTAATACCTGTAACGGCTGCTGGCAGTCAGGGCAGCGGGCATCCAGCAGGTAGTCCATATTGCAGGCCGTACAGTGCGCGGTATCACCTTCGCGGACGAGGAGGTTTCGACAGACCGGGCAAATCAGTTCCATACATCACCTCAATGTTATGTTGATCCCCCTTCTCTGGCGTAAAGAAGGGGGAAAAGCAAATTACTTACTTTTCTTAATGTGACTGATCAGACGCTTACGTTTACGTAACTGATTCGGTGTTAAGGTATTACGCTTATTCGCAAACGGGTTTTCACCCTCTTTAAACTGAATACGAATTGGCGTTCCCATAACATCCAGCGACTTACGGAAGTAGTTCATCAGATAACGTTTGTAAGAATCAGGCAGGTCTTTCACCTGGTTACCATGAATAACCACAATTGGTGGATTGTAGCCACCGGCATGAGCATATTTCAGCTTAACGCGACGTCCACGTACCAGCGGCGGCTGATGGTCTTCCGAGGCCATGGTCATGATCCGCGTTAGCATTGCGGTGCTGACACGGCGCGTCGAACTGTCGTAAGCTTCACGGATGGATTCAAACAGGTTACCTACACCGCTACCGTGCAGTGCCGAAATAAAGTGCACGCGGGCAAAATCGATAAAGCCCAGACGGTAATCCAGAGTCTCTTTTACCTGCTCTCTGATTTCCTGGCTCAGGCCATCCCACTTGTTGACCACGATCACCAGTGAACGACCGCTGTTGAGGATAAAGCCCAGCAGCGAAAGATCCTGATCGGAAATGCCTTCGCGAGCATCAATTACCAGCAAACAGACGTTAGCATCTTCAATTGCCTGTAGCGTCTTGATAACAGAGAATTTTTCGACAGTTTCAGTGATTTTTCCACGCTTGCGTACTCCGGCAGTATCGATAAGCACATATTCACGCTCATCGCGCTCCATAGGAATATAGATACTGTCACGGGTGGTTCCCGGCATGTCGAAAACCACAACACGATCTTCACCCAGAATACGGTTAGTCAGCGTTGATTTACCGACGTTGGGACGACCCACAATAGCAATTTTGATCGGCAGATCCTGCGGATTAAAATCATCCTCCTCTTCTTCGACTTCAGTTCCATTCTGCTCAGCTTCAAACTGCTTCCAGTACTCAGCATCTTCGTCGATCTCTTCAGGTGGGTTCACCTCGTCAACAAACGGCAGCAGTACGTGTTCAAGCAAACTGACTACGCCACGTCCGTGCGACGCAGCGATGGCATGAATATCACCCAGCCCCAGCGACCAGAAGTCGGCAACAGCCTGATCCGGATCGATGCCATCGGTTTTATTCGCCACGAGAAAAGTAGGTTTTTGACGCGAGCGTAAATGTTTAGCGATGCCTTCATCCGCAGGCATCAGGCCAGCACGGGCATCAACCATAAACAGAACGACATCAGCTTCTTCAATAGCCAGCAGAGATTGCTCTGCCATACGGGTTTCGACACCCTCTTCCGTGCCATCAATACCGCCGGTATCAATACAAATAAACTCACGCCCTTCAACTTCGGCCCGACCGTACTTACGGTCACGCGTCAGCCCGGGGAAATCCGCCACCAGCGCATCGCGGGTGCGTGTAAGACGGTTAAATAGCGTGGATTTTCCGACGTTAGGGCGTCCGACAAGCGCGACCACAGGTATCATGTTTAAAGCCTCTTTTACTCAAATTCATTCAAAAATAGCCGTTAATATCGCTATTTCTATAAACAGCAAACGGCCCCTGTAACTACAGGAGCCGTCGATAACATTAATTACGCGAGGTATTAACGCGTAATCGCGTACAGCGTACCGTCTTTTGCCTGGATAAGCAGTTTACCATCCGCGACAACCGGATTGGTCAGGAAGCCGGAGCTATCCAGTTTTTGCTGTGCGACAAAATGGCCATCATCAGGGTTAACCCAATGTACATAACCTTCGCTGTCACCCACGACAAGAGAACCATTATACAGCGCTGGCGCAGTCAGATTACGATGTAGCAAATCGCTTTGCGTCCACTGCGTCACGCCACCGTCAGTCGTCAGCGCAAGCAGACGGTCATTCTGATCGACGATATAAATATGACCGTTTTCTACGATAAAATCATTGACTGAACCCAGTTCACGTTTCCACATGATCTGCCCGCTGCGCAGATCCAGCGCCGTCAGATTACCGTTATACGCCAGCGCGTAAATAACCCCATCCACCACGACCGGCGTAGTATCGACATCGCTAAGACGATCGATTTCCGTCGGGCCAGTAGCCTGAGAAATACGCTGCTGCCAAATCATCTGGCCCTGCTCCATCAGCACAGCGCTGACCCGGCCGTTGTCGCCGCCAACAATGGCTGCGCCAAATGCGGTAACCGGTGCAGACTCGCCGCGCAGTGAGAGCGCCGGCATATCCAGGTTAACAGTCCACTTGACGGCACCATCCATCTGATTCAGCGCCTGAAGCTGGCCGTTGCTGGTATGAATGAGCACGACGCCATCGCTGATAACCGGGCGAGAGAGCGCTTCACCAGCAACCTGGGTCTGCCACGCCACGCTGCCATCGCTGGTATTTAACGCGTAAACCTGAGCCTTTTCGCTGCCAATATAAACATGACCGCCGTCAACCGTTACGCCACCGGACAGCAGCGCCGGAGAGGAAGAGAACCAGCCTTTTTTCTCAGCCAGACTCACGGTCCAGACTTCTTTACCATCGTCAGCGTTAATCGCTTTA encodes the following:
- the sinH gene encoding intimin-like inverse autotransporter SinH, which encodes MAQWMRVIILLLIPAVAFSVSAADTPGIVDLTESSLPELGSDTPERDDSGKSYTQKSADYITNSAMQGFDNLTPAALQSQARSYLQGQITSSAQSWVEGLMSPYGKVRTNLSIDETGNLEGSSLDYFVPWYDNQTTLIFSQFSAQRKEDRTIGNVGIGVRRNVDNWLLGSNVFYDYDVTRGHRRLGLGTEAWTDFLRFSANYYHPLSDWKDSRDFEFYEERPARGWDVRSEAWLPFYPQLGAKLVYEQYYGDQVALFGTDNLQRDPHAVTVGLNYTPVPLVTVSTDYKAGTGDNTDLSINATMTYQFGSSIASQLDPDNVKTQHSLIGSRTDFVDRNNFIVLEYREKDPLDVTLWLKANETNVHPECIIQDNPEAGVGLEKCKWTINALINHHYKIVAASWQAKNNANRTLVMPVVKANTLSEGNNNRWDLILPAWVNASTDEERTALNTWKMRITLEDEKGNTRNSGVVEITVQQNRKIELVVNNVSAVKSTEHSHDASARADGIDGVVMDLLLTDSYGESTDRNGKPLTDDEMLSELYDSNDQKVTLAAKPCTSEVPCLFIASRDKAAGTITLASTLPGTWRWKARAEPYGDSNFVDITFTGNGAADVHPVIYQLNNSNPVNLIANETRHPGVNNTYRFMLWRDRNNDGVFQMSEQLTAEEMKQFDYQWEFTGTSVRGHTGAQANTANEDLVLPVTNKEAARKFDADSADGVQGYGIRVVYTHK
- a CDS encoding zinc ribbon domain-containing protein, with product MELICPVCRNLLVREGDTAHCTACNMDYLLDARCPDCQQPLQVLKACGSVDYFCKYGHGLISKKRVLFSLKNN
- the der gene encoding ribosome biogenesis GTPase Der encodes the protein MIPVVALVGRPNVGKSTLFNRLTRTRDALVADFPGLTRDRKYGRAEVEGREFICIDTGGIDGTEEGVETRMAEQSLLAIEEADVVLFMVDARAGLMPADEGIAKHLRSRQKPTFLVANKTDGIDPDQAVADFWSLGLGDIHAIAASHGRGVVSLLEHVLLPFVDEVNPPEEIDEDAEYWKQFEAEQNGTEVEEEEDDFNPQDLPIKIAIVGRPNVGKSTLTNRILGEDRVVVFDMPGTTRDSIYIPMERDEREYVLIDTAGVRKRGKITETVEKFSVIKTLQAIEDANVCLLVIDAREGISDQDLSLLGFILNSGRSLVIVVNKWDGLSQEIREQVKETLDYRLGFIDFARVHFISALHGSGVGNLFESIREAYDSSTRRVSTAMLTRIMTMASEDHQPPLVRGRRVKLKYAHAGGYNPPIVVIHGNQVKDLPDSYKRYLMNYFRKSLDVMGTPIRIQFKEGENPFANKRNTLTPNQLRKRKRLISHIKKSK
- the bamB gene encoding outer membrane protein assembly factor BamB; translated protein: MQLRKLLLPGVLSVALLSGCSLFNGEEDVVKMSPLPQVENQFTPNTAWDTSVGSGIGEFYSNLHPAFADGIVYAADRRGTVKAINADDGKEVWTVSLAEKKGWFSSSPALLSGGVTVDGGHVYIGSEKAQVYALNTSDGSVAWQTQVAGEALSRPVISDGVVLIHTSNGQLQALNQMDGAVKWTVNLDMPALSLRGESAPVTAFGAAIVGGDNGRVSAVLMEQGQMIWQQRISQATGPTEIDRLSDVDTTPVVVDGVIYALAYNGNLTALDLRSGQIMWKRELGSVNDFIVENGHIYIVDQNDRLLALTTDGGVTQWTQSDLLHRNLTAPALYNGSLVVGDSEGYVHWVNPDDGHFVAQQKLDSSGFLTNPVVADGKLLIQAKDGTLYAITR